One Camelina sativa cultivar DH55 chromosome 3, Cs, whole genome shotgun sequence genomic window carries:
- the LOC104777535 gene encoding WAT1-related protein At1g43650-like has protein sequence MMMKHKANMAMVFVQIIYAGMPLLSKVAISQGTNPFVFVFYRQAFAAITLSPFAFFLESSKSSPLSFALLLKISFISLCGLTFSLNLYYVAIDNTTATFAAATTNAIPSITFVLALLFRLETVTFKKSHGVAKVIGSIVGMLGALVFAFVKGPSLINDYNSNTISNGTGTSSKNSIKGSMTMLAANTCWCLWIIMQSKVMKEYPAKLRLVALQCYFSCIQTAVWAVAVNRDPSVWKIEFGLPLLSMAYCGIMVTGLTYWLQVWAIEKKGPVFTALYTPLALIITCIVSSFLFKETLYLGSVGGGVLLVCGLYLGLWGKTKEEEIQIYSEKQSQIEVKEDVTIV, from the exons atgatgatgaagcacAAAGCCAACATGGCAATGGTGTTCGTACAGATCATATATGCAGGAATGCCACTGCTCTCAAAAGTGGCCATCTCTCAAGGAACCAACccttttgtctttgttttctatAGACAAGCCTTCGCAGCTATTACCTTGTCCCCTTTCGCATTCTTCCTTGAAAG CTCGAAGTCCTCCCCTCTATCGTTCGCCTTGTTGCTCAAAATATCCTTTATCTCCTTATGCGG ACTTACGTTTAGTCTTAACCTCTACTATGTGGCCATTGACAACACCACCGCCACTTTCGCGGCAGCCACCACCAACGCGATCCCCTCTATCACTTTCGTCTTGGCTCTCCTGTTCAG attagagacGGTGACGTTTAAGAAGTCACATGGAGTGGCCAAAGTCATTGGTTCGATAGTTGGAATGTTGGGCGCATTAGTATTCGCTTTTGTGAAAGGGCCAAGTTTGATCAACGACTATAATAGCAACACCATATCAAACGGCACCGGTACATCAAGCAAAAATTCTATAAAAGGATCAATGACAATGCTCGCTGCCAATACTTGCTGGTGTTTGTGGATTATCATGCAG AGCAAGGTTATGAAGGAATACCCAGCAAAGTTGCGGTTGGTGGCACTTCAATGCTATTTCAGTTGCATACAAACCGCAGTTTGGGCAGTCGCGGTGAACAGAGATCCATCAGTTTGGAAGATCGAATTCGGCTTACCTCTTCTGTCAATGGCTTATTGT gGAATTATGGTGACTGGGCTCACATACTGGTTACAAGTCTGGGCAATAGAAAAGAAAGGACCTGTATTCACTGCACTCTACACTCCTTTAGCTCTCATCATTACCTGCATCGTCTCATCTTTCCTTTTCAAGGAAACATTATACCTTGGAAG TGTGGGTGGGGGAGTGTTGTTGGTGTGTGGACTATACCTTGGTCTGTGGGGTAAAACTAAAGAAGaggaaatacaaatatatagtgaaaagcAAAGCCAAATAGAGGTTAAAGAAGACGTGACCATCGTCTAG